A stretch of Aerococcaceae bacterium zg-252 DNA encodes these proteins:
- the pulA gene encoding type I pullulanase, which translates to MKRYKALALDEYRPEPQTRTFKLNPKIAEIEELHFEGELGALYTTEQTEFRLWAPTAKTVELVIYEDYYAPVKEKRMMFKEEAAVWMIKVDGDCHGMTYRYEVTFEDGSNRRSVDPYSKAVTVNGKRSVVVDLARTNPEGWGERMAPFSAPTDAVIYELHVRDFTADNNSGVKKRGKFLGAIETGTKNPLGSSTGIDYIKQLGVTHVEFLPMFDFASVDETGEDPTQYNWGYDPLNYNAPEGSYSTNAYDPFVRIKEMKQMIQAFHDAGIRIIMDVVYNHVFEVENHSFHRTVPGYFFRHTESGQLSNGTGVGNDTASERAMMRKYIVDSVTYWAKEYHIDGFRFDLMGIHDVETMNEVRQALDAIDPSILMFGEGWDLMTELPFEKKASHHQAKRMERIGQFNDSLREALKGNDFDPHTRGFINGAWYTENQVAGNVMAGLGLDHFLDPGQVIQYVEAHDNYTLYDRLVTADPHLDRDTIIRRHELATSIILLSQGVPFIHAGQEFLRTKYGVRDSYNQPNHINQLDWLRQENYEHTVHLVRGLIALRKAEPMFRLKTYEEIQRTMKILHASYQMVAIEYSNETERLIVVFNAQENTLAYGLEYGDYIMKLVDGQVHLSDNYTTGMIDHFLIEPYTALVLKQKK; encoded by the coding sequence GTGAAACGTTATAAGGCACTTGCATTGGACGAGTATCGGCCAGAACCGCAAACTCGGACATTTAAGTTAAATCCTAAAATTGCAGAGATAGAAGAATTGCATTTTGAAGGAGAATTAGGGGCATTATACACAACAGAACAGACAGAATTTCGTCTTTGGGCACCGACAGCTAAGACGGTTGAGTTAGTAATTTATGAAGATTATTATGCGCCAGTAAAAGAAAAGCGTATGATGTTTAAGGAAGAAGCTGCTGTTTGGATGATTAAGGTGGACGGTGATTGTCATGGCATGACCTATCGTTACGAAGTGACATTTGAAGACGGAAGTAATCGCCGTTCAGTCGACCCGTATTCAAAGGCAGTAACGGTGAATGGTAAACGTTCAGTAGTCGTGGATTTAGCACGTACGAATCCAGAGGGCTGGGGTGAGCGTATGGCGCCATTTTCTGCGCCGACTGATGCTGTTATTTATGAATTACATGTGCGTGATTTTACGGCAGATAATAATAGTGGTGTCAAAAAACGTGGTAAATTTTTAGGTGCGATTGAAACAGGAACGAAAAATCCATTGGGGTCAAGTACAGGTATTGATTATATTAAACAACTAGGTGTCACTCATGTGGAATTTTTACCGATGTTTGATTTTGCATCGGTTGATGAAACAGGGGAAGACCCAACTCAATATAATTGGGGTTACGATCCGTTAAATTATAATGCACCGGAGGGAAGTTACTCGACGAATGCGTATGATCCATTTGTGCGAATTAAAGAAATGAAACAAATGATTCAAGCGTTTCATGATGCTGGCATTCGAATTATTATGGATGTGGTGTATAATCATGTGTTTGAAGTTGAAAATCATAGTTTTCATCGAACAGTACCAGGATATTTCTTCCGTCATACGGAGAGTGGTCAACTTTCAAATGGAACAGGTGTTGGGAATGATACTGCGTCTGAACGTGCAATGATGCGAAAATATATTGTAGATAGCGTGACTTATTGGGCGAAAGAATATCATATTGACGGTTTTCGTTTTGACTTAATGGGTATTCACGATGTTGAAACAATGAACGAAGTGCGTCAGGCATTAGATGCTATTGACCCAAGCATTTTAATGTTTGGTGAGGGCTGGGATTTGATGACAGAATTGCCATTCGAGAAGAAAGCAAGTCATCATCAAGCGAAACGTATGGAACGAATTGGACAATTCAATGATAGTTTACGTGAAGCATTAAAAGGAAATGATTTTGATCCTCATACTCGTGGTTTTATTAATGGTGCTTGGTATACAGAAAATCAAGTAGCCGGTAATGTCATGGCTGGATTGGGGCTTGACCACTTTTTAGATCCAGGACAAGTGATTCAATATGTGGAGGCACATGATAATTATACATTGTATGACCGATTAGTGACAGCTGACCCACATTTGGATCGTGATACGATTATTCGTCGTCATGAATTAGCGACTTCTATCATTCTATTGAGTCAAGGTGTGCCATTTATTCATGCAGGGCAAGAATTTTTGCGGACTAAATATGGTGTGCGTGATAGTTATAATCAACCGAATCATATTAATCAGCTAGACTGGTTGCGTCAAGAAAATTACGAGCATACAGTACATCTTGTTCGAGGCTTAATTGCGTTGCGTAAAGCAGAGCCGATGTTCCGTTTGAAAACTTATGAAGAAATCCAACGTACTATGAAAATTTTACATGCATCTTATCAAATGGTTGCGATTGAGTATTCAAATGAAACAGAGCGATTGATTGTTGTTTTCAATGCTCAAGAAAATACATTGGCTTATGGTTTGGAATATGGCGACTATATTATGAAATTAGTAGACGGACAAGTGCATTTAAGTGATAATTACACGACTGGTATGATTGATCATTTCTTAATTGAACCTTATACGGCACTTGTATTAAAACAGAAGAAATAA
- a CDS encoding LemA family protein: MTLLIIVAIIAVGLLVWFGIYNGLVKTRNWAQESFSQIDVQLQRRNDLIPNLVETVKGYAAHEKETLDAVIKARQQLIDIANASPEQINAASNALSGTLSRLLAVAEAYPDLKANTNFTELQRSLTDTEDKIAKARMLYNSSINQYNTKIQVVPNNIVAGVHGFFPMAYLETPEEARQVPQVKF; encoded by the coding sequence ATGACATTATTAATTATTGTAGCAATTATTGCTGTGGGATTATTAGTATGGTTTGGTATTTACAATGGTTTAGTTAAAACACGCAACTGGGCACAGGAGAGTTTCAGTCAAATTGACGTTCAATTACAAAGACGAAATGATTTAATTCCAAACTTAGTTGAAACAGTAAAAGGATATGCAGCTCATGAGAAAGAAACATTAGATGCAGTGATTAAAGCACGTCAACAATTGATTGATATTGCTAACGCATCTCCGGAACAAATTAACGCAGCATCCAATGCATTATCAGGTACATTATCTCGTTTATTAGCTGTTGCTGAAGCTTATCCGGATTTAAAAGCAAACACTAATTTTACGGAATTGCAACGCAGTTTAACAGATACTGAAGATAAAATAGCGAAAGCTCGTATGTTGTACAATTCAAGTATTAATCAATACAATACTAAAATTCAAGTAGTACCGAACAATATCGTAGCTGGTGTGCATGGGTTCTTCCCAATGGCTTATTTAGAAACACCAGAAGAAGCACGTCAAGTACCACAAGTTAAATTTTAA
- a CDS encoding DUF4300 family protein, which translates to MKLKLTSLLAVCSLFLVTSQSTPLISAEESASYRYHNVVSEKNATELQKALEEQGVPTENWKNLTPFIDQYQESNKDYEKVAEDWTTMDIGKDAFTFTTTMDIKEYEERLSHFPKDLNCRQTAFLLLRSLVTYDKDKLEKLPVHDEFKSLSEYKEGLTEEEGQLYSLLFNDNSAYKSIADLTKAWKDAGVKFSDKLRLLSAVQNVEGSVISMHVGLVFEKDGKVYFFEKMDPTLPYRLSEFNSWADLKEHLLTGRFQLFAEQIALLVNDQEISELTKMN; encoded by the coding sequence ATGAAACTTAAATTAACCTCTCTACTCGCTGTATGCAGTCTTTTCTTAGTGACATCACAGTCAACACCACTGATTTCAGCTGAAGAATCAGCTAGCTATCGTTACCACAATGTAGTCTCAGAAAAAAATGCAACAGAACTTCAAAAAGCCTTAGAAGAACAAGGTGTGCCTACTGAAAACTGGAAAAATTTAACCCCATTTATCGACCAATACCAAGAATCAAATAAAGATTACGAAAAAGTCGCTGAAGACTGGACAACTATGGATATCGGAAAAGATGCTTTCACCTTTACAACAACAATGGATATTAAAGAATACGAAGAACGTCTAAGTCATTTTCCAAAAGATTTAAACTGCCGACAAACAGCATTCCTACTCTTACGTTCACTCGTTACTTATGATAAAGATAAATTAGAAAAACTACCTGTACACGATGAATTTAAATCCTTATCAGAATATAAAGAGGGATTAACAGAAGAAGAAGGGCAACTTTATAGTCTACTCTTTAATGACAATTCAGCTTACAAATCAATTGCTGATTTAACTAAAGCATGGAAAGACGCAGGTGTTAAATTCTCAGACAAACTACGTCTTTTATCAGCAGTACAAAATGTTGAAGGCTCCGTTATTAGTATGCATGTTGGGTTAGTGTTTGAAAAAGACGGCAAAGTATATTTCTTTGAAAAAATGGATCCAACTCTACCATACCGTCTAAGCGAGTTCAATTCTTGGGCAGACTTAAAAGAACATCTATTAACTGGACGTTTCCAATTATTCGCTGAACAAATTGCTTTACTTGTAAATGACCAAGAAATATCTGAATTAACTAAAATGAATTAA
- a CDS encoding D-alanine--D-alanine ligase — MKIILLYGGQSAEHDVSIISAFNITQQIMYHYYEVQPIFIRRDGVWIKGAPLTEPLKASQQLILELAQEPQWSEQPEQASKGVQIQPGFIYEPDAIVFPVLHGPNGEDGTIQGFLEVLGMPYVGAGVIASAAGMDKIVSKYIFNQVGLPQVPFEAFDRQAWLSEQEAIVQKCEGNLLYPMFVKPANMGSSVGISRVENSDALRAAVEKALVYDHRIVVEQGIIAEEVEVAVLGNDDAHVSVVGQLVKEVAFYDYENKYLNNSVTMQIPANIPDAVAQKIQSYALTAYRAINGRGLSRVDFFVTANNDIYINEINTMPGFTPYSMYPVLWKHTGLETRDLVEELLQLALKQFEAKQLLTAERI, encoded by the coding sequence ATGAAAATTATTTTATTATATGGTGGACAAAGTGCAGAACATGATGTATCCATTATTTCGGCGTTTAATATTACGCAGCAAATTATGTATCATTATTATGAGGTACAACCAATCTTTATTCGTCGTGACGGCGTATGGATTAAGGGTGCACCATTGACAGAACCATTAAAAGCGTCGCAACAATTGATTTTAGAGCTTGCTCAAGAACCACAATGGTCAGAACAACCCGAACAAGCGTCTAAAGGAGTTCAAATTCAGCCGGGCTTTATTTATGAACCAGATGCGATTGTCTTTCCAGTATTACATGGGCCAAATGGTGAAGACGGAACGATTCAAGGTTTCTTAGAAGTACTGGGTATGCCGTATGTGGGAGCTGGTGTGATTGCCAGTGCTGCTGGAATGGATAAGATTGTCAGCAAATATATTTTCAATCAAGTAGGGTTGCCACAAGTACCGTTTGAGGCATTTGACCGTCAAGCGTGGTTGAGCGAGCAAGAGGCAATTGTGCAAAAATGTGAGGGTAATCTATTATACCCGATGTTTGTTAAGCCAGCGAATATGGGGTCAAGTGTGGGAATTAGTCGTGTCGAAAATAGCGATGCTTTGCGTGCAGCTGTAGAAAAAGCGTTAGTCTATGACCACCGTATCGTAGTGGAACAAGGTATTATTGCTGAAGAAGTAGAAGTGGCAGTTTTAGGAAATGATGATGCCCACGTCAGCGTGGTGGGACAATTAGTTAAAGAAGTAGCATTTTATGATTATGAAAATAAATATTTAAATAATTCCGTAACGATGCAAATTCCAGCTAATATTCCAGATGCAGTGGCACAAAAAATTCAATCCTATGCTTTAACAGCATATCGTGCAATTAATGGACGTGGTTTGTCACGTGTAGACTTTTTTGTAACAGCCAATAATGATATTTATATCAATGAAATTAATACAATGCCAGGATTTACACCGTATAGTATGTATCCAGTATTATGGAAACATACAGGGTTAGAAACACGTGATTTAGTGGAAGAATTATTGCAATTAGCATTGAAACAATTTGAGGCTAAGCAATTATTAACAGCTGAGCGTATTTAA
- a CDS encoding UDP-N-acetylmuramoyl-tripeptide--D-alanyl-D-alanine ligase encodes MKPIKLMDVVKHTHAIDYTAKDRTISICNVEFDSRKVTPGTLFVPLQGASDGHQYVKQAIDNGAVATLWSQPEHLAPSDQIAVVLVDDTLKALQDLANFYRHVINPIVIGITGSNGKTTTKDMTATTLSAKYHVHKTQGNYNNEIGLPYTLLKMPEETQVCVAEMGMSGFGEIAELSRIAEPDIAAITLIGESHLEFLGSREGIGRAKMEILEGLAPEGLFVYPGNEPIIQNLLQEKKSTFKTKSFGFDAAYDVYAYDLVEEQNKTYFKTNVDDNVVSSIPVIGAYNVSNALIALTIAQHLNIPMEQAIFQLAQFKLTAHRLEWLKALNGADLLNDAYNASPTSMRAILNTLSNLPVAQNRRKIAVLGDVRELGSESEALHRGLHTALDPEKINRVYLFGVEMAALYDELCAIYAPENLFYERDSYERVIDTLKDDLLAEDIVLVKSSLGVDLLKVVTALTGQETHNMLRK; translated from the coding sequence ATGAAACCTATAAAATTAATGGACGTGGTGAAACATACCCATGCAATTGATTATACGGCTAAAGATCGAACGATTAGCATTTGTAATGTCGAATTTGATTCACGAAAAGTAACGCCGGGAACATTGTTTGTGCCACTTCAAGGGGCAAGTGACGGTCATCAATATGTTAAGCAAGCGATTGATAATGGGGCTGTGGCAACATTGTGGTCACAACCGGAACATTTAGCACCTAGCGATCAGATTGCTGTAGTATTAGTTGATGATACTTTAAAGGCATTACAAGATTTAGCTAACTTTTACCGTCATGTCATCAATCCGATTGTCATTGGGATAACAGGTAGTAATGGTAAAACAACTACTAAAGATATGACAGCTACTACATTATCAGCTAAATACCATGTCCATAAAACGCAAGGTAATTATAATAATGAAATTGGCTTGCCATATACTTTATTAAAAATGCCGGAAGAAACGCAAGTCTGCGTAGCTGAAATGGGAATGAGCGGTTTTGGAGAAATTGCCGAATTAAGTCGAATTGCTGAACCGGATATTGCAGCGATTACTTTAATCGGTGAGAGTCACTTAGAATTTTTAGGTTCACGTGAAGGCATTGGACGGGCAAAAATGGAAATTTTAGAAGGTCTAGCACCGGAAGGATTATTTGTTTATCCAGGTAATGAGCCGATTATTCAGAATTTGTTACAAGAAAAGAAATCCACTTTTAAAACGAAAAGTTTTGGTTTTGATGCAGCATATGATGTCTATGCGTATGATTTAGTAGAAGAACAAAATAAAACTTATTTTAAAACGAATGTTGATGACAATGTAGTGAGTTCGATTCCAGTTATCGGAGCATATAATGTATCTAATGCTTTGATTGCTTTGACAATCGCCCAACATTTGAATATTCCAATGGAACAAGCAATTTTTCAATTAGCTCAATTTAAATTGACAGCACATCGTTTGGAATGGTTGAAAGCATTAAATGGAGCTGATTTGTTAAATGACGCTTACAATGCAAGTCCTACGTCGATGCGTGCCATTTTGAATACATTATCGAATTTACCAGTGGCTCAAAATCGCCGTAAAATTGCTGTATTAGGTGATGTAAGAGAATTAGGTAGTGAAAGTGAGGCTTTACATCGTGGCTTACATACAGCCTTAGACCCTGAAAAAATTAATCGTGTTTATTTATTCGGTGTGGAAATGGCAGCTTTATATGATGAGTTATGTGCAATTTATGCACCGGAAAATCTTTTCTATGAGCGTGACTCATATGAGCGTGTAATTGACACGTTAAAAGATGATTTATTAGCAGAGGATATTGTGTTAGTCAAGTCAAGTTTGGGTGTAGATTTATTGAAAGTAGTAACGGCACTTACTGGGCAAGAAACGCACAATATGTTGCGAAAATAA
- the phnC gene encoding phosphonate ABC transporter ATP-binding protein: MIEFKHVFKRYDNGVVALKDINLTIEQGEFVGIIGLSGAGKSTLIRTINKMHPISEGVLTVNGVEVNELKGDSLRKFRRQIGMIFQSFNLVTRAKVITNVLNALVPDIPFWRVLLGYYKKEEELKALESLDRVGILDKAYMRVDQLSGGQQQRVALARTLTQNPQIILADEPVAALDPVTANVVMQDFQRINRDDNITVLINIHHVELALDFCDRIIGIRDGEVVYDGPSENVTPEILNLIYKGKTEEMGGN; this comes from the coding sequence ATGATTGAATTCAAGCACGTCTTTAAGCGATATGACAATGGGGTAGTCGCTTTAAAGGATATTAATTTAACGATTGAGCAAGGAGAATTTGTCGGTATTATTGGTTTATCAGGGGCCGGTAAATCGACATTGATTCGTACAATCAATAAAATGCACCCAATCAGTGAGGGTGTATTAACTGTAAATGGCGTAGAGGTCAACGAATTAAAAGGGGATAGCCTACGCAAGTTCCGTCGTCAAATTGGTATGATTTTTCAATCCTTTAATTTAGTGACACGTGCAAAAGTTATTACCAATGTATTAAATGCGTTAGTTCCGGATATTCCATTTTGGCGTGTTTTATTAGGATATTATAAAAAAGAAGAAGAATTAAAAGCGTTAGAATCATTAGACCGAGTAGGAATTTTAGATAAAGCCTATATGCGTGTTGATCAATTATCAGGTGGACAACAACAACGTGTTGCGTTGGCACGTACACTTACGCAAAATCCACAAATTATTTTAGCAGACGAACCGGTTGCAGCCTTAGACCCAGTGACTGCGAATGTGGTTATGCAAGATTTTCAACGTATTAATCGTGATGATAACATTACGGTATTAATCAATATTCACCATGTGGAATTAGCATTGGATTTTTGTGACCGTATTATCGGGATTCGTGACGGAGAAGTTGTATATGACGGGCCGTCAGAAAATGTAACTCCGGAAATTCTAAATCTTATTTACAAAGGTAAGACTGAGGAAATGGGTGGTAACTAA
- the phnE gene encoding phosphonate ABC transporter, permease protein PhnE yields MEKRLVDRLLPPKVMTLPNGKTVNKSRSIAPFIFILVLIAFYYSVQLTGFDPSVLAKRGKQFFVILSKMTPPNWKFFNSVIGPLFDTIKMSILGTLIGAFLAIPFSMIASINLTHNRWLSGTMKFLLSLIRTMPTLVTALILTYIFGLGTFAGTVAIAIFTFSFIGKQLYELIETVDMLPYEAMEALGATKLQSFVAAIQPQVLPSYLSASLYTFEGNVRHAAILGYVGAGGLGIILNENLSWREYANVGMILLCLFVTVAIIELTSGYLRKRLT; encoded by the coding sequence ATGGAAAAGAGATTAGTAGACCGTCTATTACCACCGAAAGTTATGACGCTACCAAATGGGAAAACTGTTAATAAAAGTCGTTCAATTGCACCTTTTATTTTTATTTTAGTGTTAATTGCATTTTATTATTCAGTTCAGTTAACAGGATTTGACCCGTCTGTTCTAGCTAAGCGTGGTAAACAATTTTTCGTTATTTTATCTAAAATGACACCACCTAATTGGAAATTTTTTAATTCAGTTATTGGCCCATTATTTGACACGATTAAAATGTCGATTTTAGGAACACTAATTGGTGCATTCCTTGCGATTCCATTTTCAATGATTGCGTCGATTAACTTAACACATAATCGTTGGTTATCAGGTACTATGAAGTTTTTATTGAGCTTAATTCGGACGATGCCAACCTTAGTAACGGCTTTGATTTTAACGTATATCTTTGGTTTGGGGACTTTTGCCGGAACTGTTGCGATTGCGATTTTCACGTTTTCATTTATCGGAAAACAATTATATGAGTTGATTGAAACGGTGGATATGCTCCCTTATGAAGCAATGGAAGCCTTAGGAGCAACTAAATTGCAAAGTTTTGTCGCAGCTATTCAGCCACAAGTGTTACCGTCTTATTTATCAGCGAGTTTATATACATTTGAGGGAAATGTCCGTCATGCTGCTATTTTAGGGTATGTTGGAGCTGGTGGTTTAGGAATTATTTTGAACGAGAACTTATCATGGCGTGAATATGCCAATGTCGGTATGATTTTGCTCTGTCTGTTTGTGACAGTAGCCATTATTGAATTGACAAGTGGTTATTTACGCAAGAGATTAACTTAG
- the phnE gene encoding phosphonate ABC transporter, permease protein PhnE: MIERINEMYEKKDRSRWRQYAWAIFIVVVILWSSTTVNQVSMTKNGNTIATNILTGIFTPDTSLLFNLTTQSVPYLLLETIAIAFLGTLVGAVISLPIAFLASQKIMPTPIVLIVRLFVVAIRTIPNFVYGLMFIRVTGPGAFAGLMTLSVTSIGMLTKLFNETIDDIDVSILEAMEAAGCNTFEKIRCGILPQLGSSLLSTLIFRFDMNLRDATTLGLVGAGGIGAPLIFAMSSYRWNQVGSILIGLIFLIIIVEFSSSYIRKRLARG, from the coding sequence ATGATCGAACGTATTAATGAAATGTATGAGAAAAAAGATCGCAGCCGTTGGCGACAATATGCGTGGGCTATTTTTATTGTTGTGGTGATTCTATGGTCGTCTACAACGGTCAATCAAGTTTCCATGACAAAAAATGGGAATACTATTGCAACTAATATTTTAACAGGTATCTTTACGCCTGATACGTCCTTGTTGTTTAATTTAACGACACAGTCGGTTCCGTATTTACTGCTTGAAACGATTGCGATTGCTTTTTTAGGGACTTTAGTAGGAGCAGTGATTTCCTTACCAATTGCATTCTTAGCATCACAAAAAATTATGCCAACACCGATTGTTTTGATTGTTCGATTGTTCGTAGTTGCGATTCGGACGATTCCAAACTTTGTTTATGGTTTAATGTTCATTCGTGTAACAGGACCGGGTGCATTTGCCGGATTGATGACTTTATCTGTCACTTCAATCGGAATGTTAACTAAATTATTTAATGAAACGATTGATGATATAGATGTTTCGATTTTAGAAGCAATGGAAGCAGCCGGTTGTAATACTTTTGAGAAAATTCGTTGTGGCATTTTACCACAATTAGGTTCAAGTTTACTCTCTACTTTAATCTTCCGTTTTGATATGAATTTACGAGACGCTACTACTTTAGGTTTAGTTGGAGCGGGTGGTATTGGTGCCCCATTAATTTTTGCGATGAGTTCTTATCGCTGGAATCAAGTGGGTTCGATTTTAATTGGCTTGATTTTCTTAATTATCATTGTAGAATTTTCTTCGTCTTATATTCGTAAACGTTTAGCACGAGGATAG
- a CDS encoding arginine--tRNA ligase: MDYQLLLAEQLHSVLAEHLSVNEIKQLIEVPKDTKMGDLAFPVFTLARVLRKAPPQIAQELVAQLQSDAFDSIEAVGPYINVRLKRAQVAKEIVSEVFNQGADYGTVDLGYQRVMTVDMSSPNIAKPMSMGHLRSTVIGNAIVNLAQKTNYQTVRINHLGDWGTQFGKLIVAYKLWGDDAVIEADPVNELVKLYVDFHEKAETQPELEEQARAAFKALEDGDAEMIRLWTWFKDESLKEFTKVYDLLDIKFDSYNGEAFYNDKMQPIIDELESKGITTVDNGATIVKLDEEDLPPALIKKSDGATLYATRDLAAAQYRKNTYDFAKNVYVVGNEQSGHFKQLRAVLKRMGRDWAEDMIHVPFGLITLDGKKLSTRKGKIILLEQVLNDAIALAYKQIDEKNPTLANKEEVARQVGVGAVIFHDLKTDRMNSFDFKLEEIVQFEGETGPYVQYTHARAMSLIRKFGEDIVVSDAFDLQDDYSWEVVKKLHQYPNVIASAMEKYEPSYVAKYAVQLAQLFNKYYGNTRILDEDAQRPARLALVKAVTMVLKDALNLLGIQAPNEM; the protein is encoded by the coding sequence ATGGATTATCAATTATTATTAGCAGAACAATTGCATTCTGTCTTAGCAGAACATTTATCTGTAAATGAGATTAAACAATTAATAGAAGTGCCAAAAGATACGAAAATGGGGGATTTAGCTTTTCCAGTCTTTACATTGGCACGTGTGTTGCGTAAAGCACCACCACAAATTGCACAGGAGTTAGTAGCTCAATTGCAAAGTGATGCCTTTGATAGTATCGAAGCCGTAGGACCATACATTAATGTGCGTTTAAAACGTGCACAAGTAGCTAAAGAAATTGTCAGCGAAGTGTTTAATCAAGGAGCTGATTATGGAACGGTTGATTTGGGTTATCAGCGTGTGATGACAGTCGATATGTCATCTCCAAATATTGCTAAACCAATGTCAATGGGGCATTTACGTTCAACGGTCATTGGAAATGCGATTGTGAATTTGGCACAAAAAACCAATTATCAAACAGTTCGTATCAATCACTTAGGCGATTGGGGTACGCAATTTGGTAAATTAATCGTTGCTTATAAATTATGGGGTGATGATGCAGTTATCGAAGCCGACCCAGTCAATGAATTAGTGAAATTGTACGTGGATTTCCACGAAAAAGCAGAAACACAACCAGAACTAGAAGAACAAGCACGTGCTGCATTTAAAGCCTTAGAAGACGGTGACGCAGAAATGATTCGCCTTTGGACATGGTTTAAAGATGAATCATTGAAAGAATTTACCAAAGTATATGACTTATTAGACATTAAATTTGATTCATATAATGGTGAAGCATTCTACAATGATAAAATGCAACCGATTATTGATGAATTAGAATCTAAAGGCATTACAACGGTGGATAATGGGGCAACGATTGTCAAATTGGACGAAGAAGATTTACCACCAGCATTGATTAAAAAATCAGACGGAGCGACATTATATGCGACTCGTGACTTAGCAGCAGCACAATATCGTAAGAATACTTATGACTTTGCTAAAAACGTCTATGTTGTTGGAAATGAGCAGTCAGGGCACTTCAAGCAATTACGTGCTGTATTGAAACGTATGGGACGTGATTGGGCAGAAGATATGATTCATGTGCCATTTGGTTTGATTACTTTAGACGGTAAAAAGCTCTCAACACGTAAAGGTAAAATTATTTTATTAGAGCAAGTATTGAATGATGCGATTGCTTTAGCTTACAAACAAATTGATGAGAAGAATCCAACGCTTGCTAACAAAGAAGAAGTGGCACGTCAAGTTGGGGTTGGTGCCGTTATTTTCCATGATTTGAAAACAGACCGTATGAATAGTTTTGATTTCAAATTAGAAGAAATTGTGCAATTTGAGGGAGAAACAGGGCCATATGTCCAATATACACATGCTCGTGCGATGAGTTTGATTCGTAAATTTGGTGAAGATATTGTGGTATCAGATGCCTTTGATTTGCAAGATGATTATAGTTGGGAAGTAGTGAAGAAACTTCATCAATATCCAAATGTTATTGCGTCTGCAATGGAAAAATATGAACCGTCGTATGTAGCTAAATATGCTGTTCAATTAGCACAATTATTTAATAAATATTATGGTAATACTCGTATCTTAGATGAAGATGCACAACGTCCGGCACGCTTAGCGTTAGTGAAAGCTGTAACCATGGTATTAAAAGATGCCTTGAATTTACTTGGTATTCAAGCACCAAACGAAATGTAA
- a CDS encoding ATP-binding cassette domain-containing protein: MIELVNVSKAFEGDKGEVQAVKQLHLTIQPSEIFGLIGQSGAGKSTVLRFINGLLTPDSGEVIVNQQRIHQLSKVSLRNVRKDITMVFQQFNLLNNLTVEENIQLPLKLHHYDNQLDLEEVLEMVGLLDKRHAYPSQLSGGQKQRVGIARALISNPKVMLLDEPTSALDEQTIVEVIQVLQQIHQRYAMTMVVVTHQLSLVKGLCQRVGIMEQGELLEVITLPNSTESVGSSTYRDYVKEVLQYDALS; this comes from the coding sequence ATGATTGAATTGGTCAATGTTTCAAAAGCGTTTGAAGGAGATAAAGGTGAAGTGCAGGCAGTCAAGCAACTTCATCTAACGATTCAGCCATCAGAAATTTTTGGATTGATTGGGCAAAGTGGTGCCGGAAAATCCACTGTATTGAGGTTTATTAATGGTTTATTAACACCTGATAGCGGTGAAGTGATTGTTAATCAGCAGCGAATTCATCAATTATCAAAAGTATCGTTGAGAAACGTGCGTAAGGATATTACAATGGTTTTCCAACAATTTAATTTATTAAATAATCTAACGGTCGAAGAAAATATTCAGTTGCCGTTAAAATTACATCATTACGATAATCAATTGGATTTGGAAGAAGTATTAGAAATGGTAGGTTTATTAGATAAACGCCATGCCTATCCAAGTCAATTATCTGGTGGTCAAAAGCAACGAGTTGGCATTGCACGAGCATTGATTAGTAATCCTAAAGTGATGTTGCTAGATGAGCCGACTTCGGCATTAGACGAACAAACGATAGTTGAAGTCATTCAAGTATTGCAACAGATACACCAACGTTATGCGATGACAATGGTAGTTGTCACACATCAACTTTCATTGGTAAAAGGATTGTGTCAGCGAGTCGGTATTATGGAGCAAGGAGAGCTTTTAGAAGTGATTACCTTGCCGAATTCGACAGAATCGGTGGGCTCTAGTACATATCGTGATTATGTTAAGGAGGTACTGCAGTATGACGCATTATCTTGA